AAACTGATCTTCATAATCCGCATACAATTCACTTTCAAACTCGGATTTCTCCATCTTCATCATTTCCTCCATTAAGAAGTCCACCGCGGCCTTGCTTCGATTTCCGGAAAAATATTTTCCATCTCCTTCAGCGGCAATTCGCTTGAGAAGACTAGAATTGAGCTTGGTAATGACAGTTTCTCCGTTTTGATCCTTTTTATAGCTTGTAATGTTTCCACCTTGTTTTATAGGTATGGGGCCACCTCTTTCGGTTCCAAAACCAATGGTATAAATCTGAATGTTCTTATCCAAGGCCTTGCTGATTACATCATCTATTCCCTCTTCATGATCTTCACCATCGGAAAGGATTACCAATAAGCGATTGGGCTGCTCTTCATCATTAAAAAAGCGGGTCGATAAATCGATTGCATCGCTAATAGCTGTTCCCTGAGAGGGGATGAGGTCGGTATTAATATTCTGCAAAAAGAGCTTGGCCGCATTGTAATCGGTGGTGATGGGTAATTGTGGGTAGGCATGACCAGCATAGGTGATAATGCCAATGCGGTCGCTTACCAATTCATCTACCGTGCGGGATATCAGCAGTTTGGCACGGTCCAATCGATTGGGTTGCACATCTTCGCAAAGCATACTCTTGCTCACATCAATAGCAAAAACTAGATCCAGACCTTCGCGCTGCACCTTTTCCATGCGGCTGCCAATCTGCGGATTTACCAAGGCCATGCTGATGAGAGCAATCACCGTAAGGTAAATGATGAATTTTAAGCTAGGCTTATTCTGACTGCGCTCAGGACTGAGTTTTTCCAATAGCTCTTTATCACCAAATGCCTTTTGGGCTCTTCGGCGCCAAGCCAAATAGAGGCTGTATACCACCAACATTAGGGGTATCAAGAGGAGCAGGTAGAAATATGTGGGTTCCTCTAATCGATACATTATACAAAGCTCTTTAAGAGGGTGTAACGCAATAGAATCTCCAGTAGGAAAAGCCCTAAGGCCGAGAGGGCAAAGAGACCAAATTTCTCTTCGTAGGTATAGAAGCGGATTTCCTTCAATTTGGTTTTTTCAAGAGAGTCGATCTCCTTATAAATGGCATCCAATTTTTTATTGTCGGTTGCCCGGAAGTACTTGCCACCAGTGCGATTGGCGATTTCTTTTAATAAAGCTTCATCAATCTTAACCGGCATGCGCTCATAAAAGAAGCCGCCTCTACCATCTTGCTGAACCGGCGTTTTGGCCATTCCATTGGTGCCCACCCCGATTGTATAAACGCGGATATTAAATTCTTTGGCCCAGTCGGCAGCAGATAGGGGTTCAATTTCTCCGGCATTATTCTCGCCGTCGGTTAATAATATGGCTACTTTACTTTGCGCCTTGCTGTCTTTTAATCGATTGATGGTGGTGGCCAAACCCATGCCGATGGCGGTTCCATTAGCCAGGAAGCCGTAGCGTAAATCATTCAGGCTGTTTTTGAGCAGGGCATGATCGGAAGTCAGAGGCATTTGAGTCATGCTCTCTGCCGCATAAACCACTAGGCCAATACGGTCATTGGGACGTCCGTCGATAAATTCCGTGCTTACTTTTTTAGTGGCTTCTAGCCGATTGGGCTTAAGATCTTGGGCCAGCATAGAGGGCGAAACATCTAGGGCCATCACTATGTCGATACCCTCACTACTGCGACTGCGGTTATTCTCCTCGGTATTCCGTGGGCGGGCCATAGCGACGATGAGCAGGGCAATGCTGAAAATTCGCAACACCCAGGGCAAAGCATAGAGTAGGGCTCCACGATTAAATTTCGACTGGGCTAAAAAGGAAGCTTCGGGAAAGCGTATTTCCGGATGGCTATCCTTGCGCCGCCAATAATACCAAAAGCCTAAAACAGGCAAGAGGCAGAGCAGCCAAAGGAATTCGGGATTTTGAAATTCGTAATCAAACATCGGCTTCCAATTTTGGGGCTTCCTGACTGTTTACAAAATCGCGCACCGCTTCCAAGGCCTGTACATTTTCTTCCGGCAAGCTTTGTTGACGGGCAAATTTCACCATCGCGCTTAAGCGCAGACTGTTCTTCAGATTATTGAAATGTCTATCTTCCTTGCAGAGCGGCTTGATCTTTACAATCAATTCCTCAGCAGTAGACTCCAAGGCCTTGAGACCAAATTTGCGCTCCAGGAATATCTTGAGGATTTCATCTAATTCACTGAAATAGGCCTTTGCTTTTCCATTTTGCCAGAGGCCTCTAGCTTCCAGTTTATTGAGTTCTTCCAAAGCCCATTCAATAGGTGGAATTTGAATTTCCTCCACCTGCTTTTCATCCTGGTTTTTGCGCTTTTGCCAAAATTTCCAGAGGTAATAAATTAAGGCCGCTAGTCCTGCCGCACCAAGTCCCCAATAGACCAGGAGCCAGTAATTGAAAGGGATTTCTCGGGGTGCCTTGATATCGAAATAATCTTGCTCCGCCTTAATTTCCGGGAAATAAACCAAAATGGCGATGGGCGAACTACGCTGTACTTCTTCGTTTTCTACGGATAGCTCCAACGCCGGAATTTCCACTTCACCACTATCGAAGGAGGTGAGGGTAAATGTTTGATGCAATTGAATCCAATCCCCCTCGATAAGGCTGTCTAATTTTCCACTTTCGATAATCTCAATCCCATTTTGACCGGATTCGAATAAGGGCCAAGTGTATTCAGCTGCTTTAGGAACTTTGGCAGAGAGCTCTAATTGAATGGGCTCTCCCAATTTAATTTGATTGGTATCCACCTCGGCCTTAAAGCTAAGCTGGGCAAAGGCACTACTGCTTAAAAGCAGGATGAAGGCTAAAATTCGGCTTTTCATCGACTGCGTTTTTTGAAGTATCCCAATAAAGCGGCAGGGTAGGAATGATCAATCCGGATGGAGATATCACCGGCCCCACTGCGTAGAAAGCTTTCGCGGTAATAGCGTTCAAATTCCAGAAAACGCATTTTCATCTGCTTGCGCAATTTGGAAGATGAGGTATTAATCCAATGGGTTTTTCCACTTTCGGGATCGCGCATAGGTAAAAGGCCAATATTAGGTAAATCCTCCTCGCGGGGATCGTAGATGCGGATCCCGGTAAGGTCGTGCTTGCGACTGGCAATTTTAAGGGCATCGCGGTAACGGCTATCCATAAAATCGCTTAGAACGAAGGCAATGGCGCGGCGTTTTTGGAAAGCACTGAAAAAGCGCAAAGCCTCAGCAATATTGGTTTTATTGCTGCTGGGCTTAAACTCGATTAGCTCGCGGATAATGCGCAGGATATGGGATTTCCCTTTACCTGGCGGAATAAATTTTTCTACCGTATCGCTAAAGAAGATCACGCCCACCTTATCATTATTCTGAATGGCAGAAAAGGCCAGGGTGGCGCAAATCTCCGTGATCATCTCCCGTTTTAATTGCTGGCGGGAACCAAAGTTTTCCGATCCGCTCAGGTCTACCAATAACATCAGCGTAAGCTCCCGCTCTTCTTCGAAAACCTTGATATAAGGCTCATTGAGTTTAGCGGTAACATTCCAATCGATAGCGCGAATATCATCGCCAAACTCATAGCGGCGCACCTCACTAAAGGCCATACCCCTTCCTTTAAAGGAGCTGTGGTACTCCCCGGAAAAGATGTGATTGCTCAAGCGCCGAGTTTTAATCTCAATGCGCCGAACCTTTTGTAAGAGTTTTTGCGTTTCCATGCGATCGGCCGGGATTTACGGTACTTCGATCTGATCTACAATTTGGCTGATAAGGTCTTCGCTGCTTACGTTTTCGGCCTCAGCCTCATAAGTAATACCAATGCGGTGGCGCAATACATCCAGTACTACCGCCCGAACATCTTCGGGGATTACATAACCTCTGCGCTTAATAAAGGCATAAACCTTGGCGGCATTGGCCAATGCGATGCTACCCCGTGGTGAAGCGCCAAATTCGATTAAGGGCTTCAAGGATGGTAAGCGATAATCTTCGGGCTTACGGGTAGCGAAAATGATATCGAGGATATAGCGCTCAATTTTTTCATCCATATAAACCTCGCGCACCATGGTGCGGGCTTTTTGGATGGTTTCCAGTGACACTACTTTTTGAATTGGCTGGGCGCCACCGCTCAAATTCTGACGCATAATCAATTGTTCCTCTTCCATTTTGGGATAGGTGATTACGGTCTTGAGCATAAAACGGTCGCTCTGTGCTTCGGGCAGGGGATAAGTTCCTTCTTGCTCTACCGGGTTTTGGGTGGCTAATACCAAAAAGGGATCGGGCAATTTAAAGCTGGTTTCGCCAATGGTAACCTGGCGCTCCTGCATGGCTTCGAGCAAGGCACTTTGCACCTTGGCCGGGGCCCGGTTAATCTCATCCGCTAAAACGAAATTGGCGAAAACCGGTCCTTGCTTAATCGCAAACTCGTTTTTCTGAATATTGTAAATCTGGGTACCCATCACATCGCTGGGCAGCAAGTCGGGGGTAAATTGTACCCGGCTGTATTTAGCATCAATGGCCTCGGCCAGCGATTTAATGGCCAGGGTTTTGGCCAGTCCCGGAACTCCTTCTAAAAGAATATGCCCATTTCCTAAAAGGGCAATCAGCAGGCGTTCCAACATTTGCTTTTGGCCAATAATGGACTTGTTTACTTCCATCATTAGCAGATCGATAAAGGCGCTTTCCTTTTCAATCTTTTCGTTCAAGGCACGAATATCCGTGGCACTTTGACTTGTTTCCATCACTCGGTTCAAATGTTTAAATCGGTCAGCGTTTAAGGTCCTGATTTTGGACCGCATGCGAAATTGCTAGTTTGTCGACTTTTCAGGCGTTAAAGCCTTGTTAAATTCACCCCTTTGAATAAGCTGCTATTCAGGTGTATAAAGACTTAAAAGCAAGATTTGACATTGCGCTGATTTCTTCGCTTCCAAATATAATTTCAAGTTCCTAACGTAGGGATAACCTTTCGGTTTTATCTCGGAGCTTAGTTAACAAATGTTTAGCTTTTTGAAGGCGGGAAAATGAGTCAGTGGCCTTCCGCCCAATTTTAAGCCCAAGTTCCTCGAAAGTTAAGAGGGGCCTGGATTGATTACATATTCTTAAGACTGGCGATGAAATAAGCTAAAGTCCCGCGGGCATTTTTGCGATCGAATCCAAACACTATTGAATTACGATTATGAAAAAACTATTACTAAGCGCGGGAATTATTGCGGCTGGCCTTTCGGCGCAAGCCCAAACTTTCTCTCCTGAGATTGATGTAACCAACTGGGAGCCTACTACCATTCAGGTACCGGCCTCTCCTTTAATTACCCAATACCTTTTTATTGGTGGCCACCACGTAGTGCAAACTACTCCTACTTACGGTAATCCTGCGGATACTGCTTTGGCTAAGCAATGGCACGATTTCATCGGCTTTACGCCAGATAATAACGGAACTGACCTTGGTTGGATTTCGGTAAACCACGAAATGGTGATCCAAAATGATAAGATTGGTGATGGTGGTGGAATGACTGTATTTAAAGTACGTCGTGATGCCGCCACCGATTCTTTAATCGTAGTAGATCAAACTTTAAATGACGGTCGTCAAGGTAAATTCTTCGCAGTTGATTTTGCAAACACCGTAGGTGAAACCGGAATGAACTGTGGTGGTATTACTGGTCCTGACGGACGTATCTGGACTGCTGAAGAGTGGTGGAGAGGTTCTAATGCTGATTTGGCAGACCGCGACACTGGTGACTTCACTATCGGTACCGGAACTTCTACTTATGCTGCCGCTAATGGTTTCCCAGGATACAATGGAGAGACTATTAAAAAGTACGAGAACTACAACTACATGGTAGAGATCGATCCTCGCCAGGCAGTAGCTATTCGCAAGCAATACAACTGGGGTCGTCAGCCTTTTGAAGGTGGATGTGTTATGCCCGATAACAAAACTGTTTACTTAGGAGCAGATAACACTCCTGGTTTCTTTACCAAATTCGTTGCCGACAATGCTGGTGATTTCACCACTGGAAAAACCTATGTGTACAAGCACGATGCTACTGGTAGCAAGTGGGTTGAAATCGACAACAGCAATTTCAGCAATATGTTAAACTTCAACACCAATGCTGTTATGGCGGGTGCTACCATGTTTAACCGCTTAGAGTGGGTTGTTGAAATCGACGGTAAGGTGTATATGACTGAAACCGGTCGTGATAACCCTGCTGGTGCCTGGAGTGGTGCAGCTGCGGCTGGATGTGTGTATGCTCCTCATCACATGCAACGCGCTATGGATCAGAGTGCTGAATTCGGTAAAACTATTACTCCTGACAGCTCTCAATATTGGGATTACTACGGTCGTGTATTGATGTACGATCCTGCAACTGAGCAAACTTCAGTATTTGTAGAAGGTGGTCCTTATTTCTCTGTGGATCCTGCGGTATCTTCTTATCCAGACAAGCACCTTTCTAACCCTGACGGATTGAATAAAATCACCGTTAACGGTAAAAACTACATGTTGATCTGCGAAGACTTAAACGGTACTTCTAAAGGTCGTACTCCTGCTGGTATTGGTAACCGTACCTGCGAATTATTCATGTTGGATATGAGCATCAGCAATCCTACCTTGAATGATTTACACCGTATCGCTGTAGTGCCTGTGGGTGCTGAGATC
The Croceimicrobium hydrocarbonivorans genome window above contains:
- a CDS encoding VWA domain-containing protein, whose product is MYRLEEPTYFYLLLLIPLMLVVYSLYLAWRRRAQKAFGDKELLEKLSPERSQNKPSLKFIIYLTVIALISMALVNPQIGSRMEKVQREGLDLVFAIDVSKSMLCEDVQPNRLDRAKLLISRTVDELVSDRIGIITYAGHAYPQLPITTDYNAAKLFLQNINTDLIPSQGTAISDAIDLSTRFFNDEEQPNRLLVILSDGEDHEEGIDDVISKALDKNIQIYTIGFGTERGGPIPIKQGGNITSYKKDQNGETVITKLNSSLLKRIAAEGDGKYFSGNRSKAAVDFLMEEMMKMEKSEFESELYADYEDQFQWLLAPALLLLILDVFILERKTQWFKNLNLFDRHEEL
- a CDS encoding vWA domain-containing protein, which codes for MFDYEFQNPEFLWLLCLLPVLGFWYYWRRKDSHPEIRFPEASFLAQSKFNRGALLYALPWVLRIFSIALLIVAMARPRNTEENNRSRSSEGIDIVMALDVSPSMLAQDLKPNRLEATKKVSTEFIDGRPNDRIGLVVYAAESMTQMPLTSDHALLKNSLNDLRYGFLANGTAIGMGLATTINRLKDSKAQSKVAILLTDGENNAGEIEPLSAADWAKEFNIRVYTIGVGTNGMAKTPVQQDGRGGFFYERMPVKIDEALLKEIANRTGGKYFRATDNKKLDAIYKEIDSLEKTKLKEIRFYTYEEKFGLFALSALGLFLLEILLRYTLLKSFV
- a CDS encoding BatD family protein; translated protein: MKSRILAFILLLSSSAFAQLSFKAEVDTNQIKLGEPIQLELSAKVPKAAEYTWPLFESGQNGIEIIESGKLDSLIEGDWIQLHQTFTLTSFDSGEVEIPALELSVENEEVQRSSPIAILVYFPEIKAEQDYFDIKAPREIPFNYWLLVYWGLGAAGLAALIYYLWKFWQKRKNQDEKQVEEIQIPPIEWALEELNKLEARGLWQNGKAKAYFSELDEILKIFLERKFGLKALESTAEELIVKIKPLCKEDRHFNNLKNSLRLSAMVKFARQQSLPEENVQALEAVRDFVNSQEAPKLEADV
- a CDS encoding DUF58 domain-containing protein is translated as METQKLLQKVRRIEIKTRRLSNHIFSGEYHSSFKGRGMAFSEVRRYEFGDDIRAIDWNVTAKLNEPYIKVFEEERELTLMLLVDLSGSENFGSRQQLKREMITEICATLAFSAIQNNDKVGVIFFSDTVEKFIPPGKGKSHILRIIRELIEFKPSSNKTNIAEALRFFSAFQKRRAIAFVLSDFMDSRYRDALKIASRKHDLTGIRIYDPREEDLPNIGLLPMRDPESGKTHWINTSSSKLRKQMKMRFLEFERYYRESFLRSGAGDISIRIDHSYPAALLGYFKKRSR
- a CDS encoding AAA family ATPase, with translation METSQSATDIRALNEKIEKESAFIDLLMMEVNKSIIGQKQMLERLLIALLGNGHILLEGVPGLAKTLAIKSLAEAIDAKYSRVQFTPDLLPSDVMGTQIYNIQKNEFAIKQGPVFANFVLADEINRAPAKVQSALLEAMQERQVTIGETSFKLPDPFLVLATQNPVEQEGTYPLPEAQSDRFMLKTVITYPKMEEEQLIMRQNLSGGAQPIQKVVSLETIQKARTMVREVYMDEKIERYILDIIFATRKPEDYRLPSLKPLIEFGASPRGSIALANAAKVYAFIKRRGYVIPEDVRAVVLDVLRHRIGITYEAEAENVSSEDLISQIVDQIEVP
- a CDS encoding alkaline phosphatase PhoX translates to MKKLLLSAGIIAAGLSAQAQTFSPEIDVTNWEPTTIQVPASPLITQYLFIGGHHVVQTTPTYGNPADTALAKQWHDFIGFTPDNNGTDLGWISVNHEMVIQNDKIGDGGGMTVFKVRRDAATDSLIVVDQTLNDGRQGKFFAVDFANTVGETGMNCGGITGPDGRIWTAEEWWRGSNADLADRDTGDFTIGTGTSTYAAANGFPGYNGETIKKYENYNYMVEIDPRQAVAIRKQYNWGRQPFEGGCVMPDNKTVYLGADNTPGFFTKFVADNAGDFTTGKTYVYKHDATGSKWVEIDNSNFSNMLNFNTNAVMAGATMFNRLEWVVEIDGKVYMTETGRDNPAGAWSGAAAAGCVYAPHHMQRAMDQSAEFGKTITPDSSQYWDYYGRVLMYDPATEQTSVFVEGGPYFSVDPAVSSYPDKHLSNPDGLNKITVNGKNYMLICEDLNGTSKGRTPAGIGNRTCELFMLDMSISNPTLNDLHRIAVVPVGAEITGATSTTDGKTILFNSQHPDGGNPFPFNNSMTVAITGWDQVTIGLPEDAFEGDAFQVYPNPATRTLYFNELSDVAIYNVSGKRMNVYRNVKNIDISHLQPGVYYIQNAAGVTQKLLVK